In Nyctibius grandis isolate bNycGra1 chromosome 8, bNycGra1.pri, whole genome shotgun sequence, a single window of DNA contains:
- the HES1 gene encoding transcription factor HES-1 isoform X2, with protein sequence MPADLMEKSNASPVAATPASVNATPDKPKTAAEHRKSSKPIMEKRRRARINESLGQLKTLILDALKKDSSRHSKLEKADILEMTVKHLRSLQRAQMTAALSTDPTVLGKYRAGFSECMNEVTRFLSTCEGVNTEVRTRLLGHLASCMTQINAMNYPAPPPPPPLPPAAAFGPPLVPPGSGAGPLPGMPCKPGADAAKVYGGFQLLPASDGQFAFLIPSAAFAPGSAVLPLYGSPPTAATAASPPGPPPGTADSVWRPW encoded by the exons ATGCCGGCCGACCTGATGGAGAAGAGCAACGCCTCGCCGGTGGCCGCCACCCCCGCCAGCGTCAACGCGACACCCGACAAGCCCAAGACGGCGGCGGAGCACCGGAAG TCCTCCAAGCCTATCATGGAGAAACGGCGGCGGGCGCGCATCAACGagagcctggggcagctgaAGACGCTCATCCTGGACGCGTTGAAGAAGGAT AGCTCGCGGCACTCTAAGCTGGAGAAAGCCGACATCCTGGAGATGACCGTCAAGCACCTGCGGAGCCTCCAGCGAGCGCAGATGACCG CTGCGCTGAGCACAGACCCCACGGTGCTGGGCAAGTACCGTGCCGGCTTCAGCGAGTGCATGAACGAGGTGACGCGGTTCCTCTCCACCTGCGAGGGCGTCAACACCGAGGTGCGCACCCGGCTCCTGGGCCACCTGGCCAGCTGCATGACCCAGATCAACGCCATGAACTACCCTGcgccccccccaccgcccccgcTGCCACCAGCCGCAGCCTTTGGGCCACCCCTGGTGCCGCCGGGCAGTGGCGCGGGGCCGCTCCCGGGCATGCCCTGCAAGCCGGGCGCTGACGCAGCCAAGGTGTACGGtggcttccagctgctgccagcctccGATGGGCAATTCGCCTTCCTCATCCCCAGCGCCGCCTTTGCTCCCGGCAGTGCTGTACTGCCACTGTATGGCAGCCCACCCACGGCCGCCACCGCTGCCTCACCGCCTGGCCCACCACCCGGCACAGCTGACTCAGTCTGGAGACCCTGGTGA
- the HES1 gene encoding transcription factor HES-1 isoform X1: MPADLMEKSNASPVAATPASVNATPDKPKTAAEHRKSSKPIMEKRRRARINESLGQLKTLILDALKKDVSGGGPGRGARGGPAPPGRPEPRLCPQSSRHSKLEKADILEMTVKHLRSLQRAQMTAALSTDPTVLGKYRAGFSECMNEVTRFLSTCEGVNTEVRTRLLGHLASCMTQINAMNYPAPPPPPPLPPAAAFGPPLVPPGSGAGPLPGMPCKPGADAAKVYGGFQLLPASDGQFAFLIPSAAFAPGSAVLPLYGSPPTAATAASPPGPPPGTADSVWRPW, encoded by the exons ATGCCGGCCGACCTGATGGAGAAGAGCAACGCCTCGCCGGTGGCCGCCACCCCCGCCAGCGTCAACGCGACACCCGACAAGCCCAAGACGGCGGCGGAGCACCGGAAG TCCTCCAAGCCTATCATGGAGAAACGGCGGCGGGCGCGCATCAACGagagcctggggcagctgaAGACGCTCATCCTGGACGCGTTGAAGAAGGATGTAAGCGGGGGgggaccggggcggggggcgcgggggggaccggccccgccgggccggccTGAGCCCCGCCTGTGCCCGCAGAGCTCGCGGCACTCTAAGCTGGAGAAAGCCGACATCCTGGAGATGACCGTCAAGCACCTGCGGAGCCTCCAGCGAGCGCAGATGACCG CTGCGCTGAGCACAGACCCCACGGTGCTGGGCAAGTACCGTGCCGGCTTCAGCGAGTGCATGAACGAGGTGACGCGGTTCCTCTCCACCTGCGAGGGCGTCAACACCGAGGTGCGCACCCGGCTCCTGGGCCACCTGGCCAGCTGCATGACCCAGATCAACGCCATGAACTACCCTGcgccccccccaccgcccccgcTGCCACCAGCCGCAGCCTTTGGGCCACCCCTGGTGCCGCCGGGCAGTGGCGCGGGGCCGCTCCCGGGCATGCCCTGCAAGCCGGGCGCTGACGCAGCCAAGGTGTACGGtggcttccagctgctgccagcctccGATGGGCAATTCGCCTTCCTCATCCCCAGCGCCGCCTTTGCTCCCGGCAGTGCTGTACTGCCACTGTATGGCAGCCCACCCACGGCCGCCACCGCTGCCTCACCGCCTGGCCCACCACCCGGCACAGCTGACTCAGTCTGGAGACCCTGGTGA